From the Burkholderia glumae LMG 2196 = ATCC 33617 genome, one window contains:
- the cls gene encoding cardiolipin synthase, with the protein MQLDWLHLGTFVALAHILGTIAACHAILNTRTSQGAIAWAVSLTAMPYLTLIPYLFLGRSKFSGYVNARRHETAALRTRSRPSAWDTHGSSLGAPADTLGLATVRALTHLGGMPFVGGNAVRLLVNGEATFAAILAAIEAARHYVIVQFFIVRDDTLGEMLRDALLACAARGLRCYLLYDSIGSFDLPHAYVNRLRAGGVEVHPFATHKQFVNRFQLNFRNHRKIVVVDGECAFVGGHNVGVEYLGANPRLSPWRDTHIELRGPVVANIQYVFAEDWHWATQSLPAAAPTPPAAPDQDMHCLVVPMGPADKQETGSLFFVEAIHAARERVWITTPYLVPDEAVIAALKLAVMRGVDVRILIPIRRDHYVVFEASKLYARDLIEAGVRIFRYRPGFLHQKVVLIDGKAAAIGSANLDNRSFRLNFEIMVLTVDAGFAADVDAMLTADFACADEVDRGELARAGAWRRMLIHVARLFAPIL; encoded by the coding sequence ATGCAACTCGACTGGCTCCATCTCGGCACCTTCGTCGCGCTCGCCCACATCCTCGGGACGATCGCGGCATGCCACGCGATCCTCAACACCCGCACCTCGCAGGGCGCGATCGCCTGGGCGGTCTCGCTGACCGCGATGCCGTACCTGACGCTGATCCCCTACCTGTTCCTCGGCCGCAGCAAGTTCTCCGGCTACGTGAACGCGCGCCGCCACGAGACGGCCGCGCTGCGCACGCGCTCGCGCCCCTCGGCCTGGGACACGCACGGCAGCTCGCTCGGCGCCCCGGCCGATACGCTCGGGCTCGCGACGGTGCGCGCGCTGACCCACCTCGGCGGCATGCCGTTCGTGGGCGGCAACGCGGTGCGGCTGCTGGTGAACGGCGAGGCGACGTTCGCGGCGATCCTCGCGGCGATCGAAGCGGCGCGTCACTACGTGATCGTGCAGTTCTTCATCGTGCGCGACGACACGCTCGGCGAAATGCTGCGCGACGCGCTGCTCGCCTGCGCCGCGCGCGGCCTGCGCTGCTATCTGCTGTACGACAGCATCGGCAGCTTCGACCTGCCGCACGCCTACGTGAACCGGCTGCGCGCGGGCGGCGTCGAGGTCCATCCGTTCGCCACCCACAAGCAGTTCGTCAACCGCTTCCAGCTCAACTTCCGCAATCACCGCAAGATCGTGGTGGTGGACGGCGAATGCGCGTTCGTGGGCGGCCACAACGTGGGCGTGGAGTATCTCGGCGCGAACCCGCGGCTCTCGCCGTGGCGCGACACGCACATCGAGCTGCGCGGGCCGGTGGTCGCCAACATCCAGTACGTGTTCGCGGAGGACTGGCACTGGGCCACCCAGTCGCTGCCGGCCGCCGCGCCGACGCCGCCCGCGGCGCCGGACCAGGACATGCATTGCCTGGTGGTGCCGATGGGGCCGGCCGACAAGCAGGAGACCGGCTCGCTGTTCTTCGTCGAGGCGATCCACGCGGCGCGCGAGCGGGTCTGGATCACCACGCCCTACCTGGTGCCCGACGAGGCCGTGATCGCGGCGCTCAAGCTCGCGGTGATGCGCGGCGTGGACGTGCGGATCCTGATCCCGATCCGGCGCGACCACTACGTGGTGTTCGAGGCCTCGAAGCTCTACGCGCGCGACCTGATCGAGGCCGGCGTGCGGATCTTCCGCTACCGGCCCGGCTTCCTGCACCAGAAGGTGGTGCTGATCGACGGCAAGGCCGCCGCGATCGGCAGCGCGAACCTCGACAACCGTTCGTTCCGCCTCAACTTCGAGATCATGGTGCTGACCGTGGACGCCGGCTTCGCGGCCGACGTCGACGCGATGCTCACGGCCGACTTCGCCTGCGCCGACGAGGTCGATCGCGGCGAGCTGGCGCGCGCGGGCGCCTGGCGGCGCATGCTGATACACGTCGCGCGGCTGTTCGCGCCGATCCTCTGA
- the prmB gene encoding 50S ribosomal protein L3 N(5)-glutamine methyltransferase: MTTPTPTTPFQTVRDLVRYAVTRFSAAQLAFGHGSDNAYDEAVYLVLHTLHLPLDTLEPFLDARLLADEIDAVLQRIERRAGERLPAAYLTNEAWMHGHRFYVDERVIVPRSFIGELLDDGLQPYVADPEQVGAVLELCTGSGCLAVLAAEAFPNAEIDAVDLSEDALAVAEINVADYRLDHRIALHHGDLYAPLPAERLADPELRYDVILSNPPYVNAASMAALPDEYRHEPEMALAGGDDGMDVVRRILREAKKWLKEDGVLVVEIGNERPHVEAAFGGLDLIWLPTSAGDDCVFLIHAADLPHSA, translated from the coding sequence ATGACGACCCCCACGCCCACCACGCCGTTCCAGACCGTCCGCGACCTGGTCCGCTATGCGGTGACGCGCTTCTCGGCCGCGCAGCTCGCGTTCGGCCACGGCTCGGACAACGCCTACGACGAAGCCGTCTATCTGGTGCTGCATACGCTGCACCTGCCGCTCGACACGCTCGAGCCGTTCCTCGACGCGCGCCTGCTGGCCGACGAGATCGACGCGGTATTGCAGCGCATCGAGCGCCGCGCCGGGGAGCGCCTGCCGGCTGCCTACTTGACCAACGAGGCGTGGATGCACGGCCACCGCTTCTACGTCGACGAGCGCGTGATCGTGCCGCGCTCGTTCATCGGCGAGTTGCTCGACGACGGCCTGCAGCCCTACGTGGCCGACCCCGAGCAGGTCGGTGCCGTGCTCGAGCTCTGCACCGGCTCGGGCTGCCTCGCGGTGCTCGCGGCCGAGGCGTTCCCGAACGCCGAGATCGACGCGGTCGACCTGTCCGAGGACGCTCTCGCCGTGGCCGAGATCAACGTGGCGGACTACCGGCTCGACCACCGCATCGCGCTGCACCACGGCGACCTCTACGCGCCGCTGCCCGCCGAGCGGCTCGCCGATCCGGAGCTGCGCTACGACGTGATCCTGAGCAATCCGCCCTACGTGAACGCCGCCTCGATGGCCGCGCTGCCCGACGAGTACCGCCACGAGCCCGAGATGGCGCTGGCGGGCGGCGACGACGGCATGGACGTGGTGCGGCGGATCCTGCGCGAGGCGAAGAAGTGGCTGAAGGAAGACGGCGTGCTGGTGGTCGAGATCGGCAACGAGCGGCCGCACGTCGAGGCCGCGTTCGGCGGGCTCGACCTGATCTGGCTGCCGACCAGCGCCGGCGACGACTGCGTGTTCCTGATCCACGCCGCCGATCTGCCGCATTCGGCATAA
- the dapE gene encoding succinyl-diaminopimelate desuccinylase, giving the protein MSATLALTEQLIARASVTPDDQHCQQIMIERLAAIGFDCETLASNGVTNLWAVRRGSAGRDGKLLAFAGHTDVVPTGPLEQWSSPPFVPAHRDGRLYGRGAADMKTSLAGFVVASEEFVAAHPDHRGSIAMLITSDEEGPATDGTVKVIEALAARGERLDYCIVGEPTSSATLGDMVKNGRRGSMSGELVVKGVQGHIAYPHLAKNPIHLLAPALAELAAERWDDGNEYFPPTTWQVSNLHGGTGATNVIPGHVTLLFNFRFSTASTVDGLKARVHAILDRHGFEYALTWSVSGLPFLTPRGELSDALERAILAETGVVTELSTTGGTSDGRFIARICPQVIEFGPPNGSIHKIDEHIELRFVDPLKNVYRRVLEQLIA; this is encoded by the coding sequence ATGTCCGCCACCCTTGCCCTTACCGAACAGCTGATCGCCCGCGCGTCGGTGACGCCCGACGACCAGCACTGCCAGCAGATCATGATCGAGCGCCTCGCCGCGATCGGCTTCGACTGCGAGACCCTCGCTTCAAACGGCGTGACCAATCTGTGGGCCGTCAGGCGCGGCAGCGCCGGCCGCGACGGCAAGCTGCTCGCGTTCGCGGGCCACACCGACGTGGTGCCGACCGGCCCGCTCGAACAGTGGAGCTCGCCGCCCTTCGTCCCCGCGCATCGCGACGGCAGGCTCTACGGCCGCGGTGCGGCCGACATGAAGACCTCGCTGGCCGGCTTCGTGGTGGCAAGCGAGGAGTTCGTGGCCGCCCACCCGGACCATCGCGGCTCGATCGCGATGCTGATCACGAGCGACGAGGAAGGCCCCGCCACCGACGGCACCGTCAAGGTGATCGAGGCGCTCGCCGCGCGCGGCGAGCGCCTCGACTACTGCATCGTCGGCGAGCCGACCTCGTCGGCCACGCTCGGCGACATGGTCAAGAACGGCCGGCGCGGCTCGATGTCGGGCGAACTCGTCGTGAAGGGCGTGCAAGGCCACATCGCCTATCCGCATCTGGCGAAGAATCCGATCCACCTGCTCGCGCCGGCGCTGGCCGAACTGGCCGCCGAACGCTGGGACGACGGCAACGAGTATTTCCCGCCCACCACCTGGCAGGTCTCGAACCTGCACGGCGGCACCGGCGCGACCAACGTGATTCCCGGCCACGTCACGCTGCTGTTCAACTTCCGCTTCTCGACCGCGAGCACGGTGGACGGGCTCAAGGCGCGTGTCCACGCGATCCTCGACCGGCACGGCTTCGAATACGCGCTGACCTGGTCGGTCAGCGGGCTGCCGTTCCTGACGCCGCGCGGCGAGCTGTCGGACGCGCTGGAGCGGGCGATCCTCGCCGAAACCGGCGTGGTGACCGAGCTGTCGACCACGGGCGGGACCTCCGACGGCCGCTTCATCGCGCGGATCTGCCCGCAGGTGATCGAGTTCGGCCCGCCCAACGGCTCGATCCACAAGATCGACGAGCACATCGAGCTGCGCTTCGTCGACCCGCTCAAGAACGTGTACCGCCGCGTGCTCGAACAACTGATCGCCTGA
- a CDS encoding ArsC family reductase has product MTTVVYGIPNCDTVKKARSWLDDHDVAFDFHDFKKAGLTEAVIKGWLKDVPLEVLVNRRGTTWRALPDEAKAAADSEAGAIALMLDKPSVIKRPVVVVDGRVKAVGFVADQYAALFAA; this is encoded by the coding sequence ATGACGACCGTCGTCTACGGCATCCCCAACTGCGACACGGTGAAGAAGGCCCGCAGCTGGCTCGACGATCACGACGTCGCGTTCGATTTCCATGACTTCAAGAAGGCCGGCCTCACCGAGGCCGTCATCAAGGGCTGGCTGAAGGACGTGCCGCTGGAGGTGCTCGTCAACCGCCGCGGCACCACCTGGCGCGCGCTGCCCGACGAGGCCAAGGCCGCCGCCGACAGCGAGGCCGGCGCGATCGCGCTGATGCTCGACAAGCCGTCGGTGATCAAGCGCCCGGTGGTGGTGGTCGACGGCCGCGTGAAGGCGGTCGGCTTCGTGGCCGACCAGTACGCGGCGCTGTTCGCCGCCTAG
- the dapD gene encoding 2,3,4,5-tetrahydropyridine-2,6-dicarboxylate N-succinyltransferase, giving the protein MSQQLQQIIDNAWETRAELSPKAAPAEVREAVAHAIEQLDRGALRVAEKQGGDWIVHQWLKKAVLLSFRLEDNAPMPAGGYSQFYDKVPSKFASYTAEDFAAGGFRVVPPAVARRGSFIARNVVLMPSYTNIGAYVDEGTMVDTWATVGSCAQIGKNVHLSGGVGIGGVLEPLQANPVIIEDNCFIGARSEVVEGVIVEENSVISMGVYLGQSTKIYDRETGEVSYGRIPAGSVVVAGNLPSKDGSHSLYCAVIVKKVDAKTRAKVGLNELLRGD; this is encoded by the coding sequence ATGTCGCAACAACTTCAGCAAATCATCGACAACGCGTGGGAAACCCGCGCTGAACTGTCGCCGAAGGCGGCCCCCGCCGAGGTCCGCGAAGCCGTCGCCCACGCGATCGAGCAGCTCGATCGCGGCGCGCTGCGCGTGGCCGAGAAGCAGGGCGGCGACTGGATCGTCCATCAATGGCTGAAGAAGGCCGTGCTGCTGTCGTTCCGCCTCGAGGACAACGCACCGATGCCGGCGGGCGGCTACTCGCAGTTCTACGACAAGGTGCCCTCGAAGTTCGCCAGCTACACGGCCGAGGACTTCGCCGCGGGCGGCTTCCGCGTGGTGCCGCCGGCCGTCGCGCGGCGCGGCTCGTTCATCGCGAGGAACGTGGTGCTGATGCCGTCGTACACCAACATCGGCGCCTACGTCGACGAAGGCACCATGGTCGACACCTGGGCCACCGTCGGCTCGTGCGCGCAGATCGGCAAGAACGTCCACCTGTCGGGCGGCGTCGGCATCGGCGGCGTGCTGGAGCCGCTGCAGGCCAACCCCGTCATCATCGAGGACAACTGCTTCATCGGCGCGCGCTCGGAAGTCGTGGAAGGCGTGATCGTCGAGGAAAACTCGGTGATCTCGATGGGCGTCTACCTCGGCCAGAGCACCAAGATCTACGACCGCGAGACGGGCGAAGTCAGCTACGGCCGGATTCCCGCCGGCTCGGTGGTGGTGGCCGGCAACCTGCCGTCCAAGGACGGCTCGCACAGCCTGTACTGCGCCGTGATCGTCAAGAAGGTCGACGCCAAGACGCGCGCCAAGGTCGGCCTGAACGAACTGCTGCGGGGCGACTGA
- the dapC gene encoding succinyldiaminopimelate transaminase: protein MNPRLDTLQPYPFEKLRALFKDVTPCAAYAPISFGIGEPKHPTPALIREAVVDALDGLASYPATAGSAPLRAAIAGWIERRYGLPAIDAAREVLPVSGSREALFSLAQAVIDATPRADGETAIVLCPNPFYQIYEGAALLAGATPWFVNSDPARNFAPDFSTVPDHIWARTQLLFVCSPGNPTGAVLKLDDWRELFALSDRHGFVIASDECYSEIYFDESAPPLGGLDAAHRLGRGFERLVMLSSLSKRSNVPGMRSGFVAGDAAILERFLLYRTYHGAALSPVWQRASIVAWGDEAHVRDNRARYAQKFNTVTPMLAEVLDVALPDAAFYLWANVARTGLTDTEFARRLHADYNVTVLPGSYLARDAHGTNPGRDFVRIALVAGADECVEGARRIVEFCRGLAR, encoded by the coding sequence GTGAATCCACGACTCGATACGCTCCAGCCCTATCCGTTCGAAAAGCTCCGCGCGCTGTTCAAGGACGTGACGCCGTGTGCCGCTTACGCCCCGATCAGTTTCGGCATCGGCGAGCCCAAGCACCCGACGCCGGCCCTGATCCGCGAGGCCGTGGTCGACGCGCTCGACGGGCTCGCGTCGTATCCGGCCACGGCCGGCTCCGCGCCGCTGCGCGCCGCGATCGCCGGCTGGATCGAGCGCCGCTACGGGCTGCCCGCGATCGACGCGGCGCGCGAGGTGCTGCCGGTGTCGGGCTCGCGCGAGGCGCTGTTCTCGCTGGCGCAGGCCGTGATCGACGCGACGCCGCGCGCCGACGGCGAGACCGCGATCGTACTCTGTCCCAATCCGTTCTATCAAATCTACGAGGGCGCGGCGCTGCTGGCCGGCGCCACGCCATGGTTCGTCAACAGCGACCCGGCGCGCAATTTCGCGCCCGATTTCTCGACGGTCCCCGACCACATCTGGGCGCGCACCCAGCTGCTGTTCGTCTGCTCGCCGGGCAATCCGACCGGCGCCGTGCTCAAGCTCGACGACTGGCGCGAGCTGTTCGCGCTGTCGGACCGCCACGGCTTCGTGATCGCCTCCGACGAGTGCTATTCGGAGATCTATTTCGACGAGTCGGCCCCGCCGCTCGGCGGCCTCGACGCGGCACACCGGCTCGGCCGCGGCTTCGAGCGGCTGGTGATGCTGTCGAGCCTGTCCAAGCGCTCGAACGTGCCGGGCATGCGCTCGGGCTTCGTGGCCGGCGACGCGGCAATCCTCGAGCGCTTCCTGCTCTACCGCACCTATCACGGCGCGGCGCTCTCGCCGGTCTGGCAGCGCGCGAGCATCGTCGCGTGGGGGGACGAGGCGCACGTGCGCGATAACCGCGCGCGCTATGCGCAGAAGTTCAACACCGTCACGCCGATGCTGGCCGAGGTGCTCGACGTCGCCCTGCCCGACGCCGCGTTCTACCTGTGGGCCAACGTGGCACGCACCGGGCTCACCGACACCGAGTTCGCCCGGCGTCTGCACGCCGACTATAATGTGACGGTTTTGCCCGGCTCGTACCTCGCGCGCGACGCGCACGGCACGAATCCGGGCCGCGATTTCGTGCGCATCGCGCTCGTGGCCGGCGCCGACGAATGCGTCGAGGGTGCGCGGCGCATCGTCGAATTCTGCCGCGGCCTCGCCCGCTGA
- a CDS encoding DMT family transporter, protein MMGNQRSALPTLAILVGASVWGLVWYPLRLLAGQGLTGTAAGALTCLCSCLFVVVWRRRSLRTLRWHWLLLALGAAAGITNLGFVWGTIHGQVLRVMLLFYLTPAWTAIYAHFLLRDRLTWATAALAALSISGAMLMLWSPGLGAPLPSNPAEWAGLAAGLSFAMGNVLSVRIARDLPELRPEMRTATLFAGGAAFSFAAMFVEGVPPLPAPHALGAALGIGAAIGVVTALNNVLVQYGLARVPANRASIIMLFEIVVTALSAWLFAGELPGAREWAGGACIVAATLLSARVHKAPAGDADGRDGARAMV, encoded by the coding sequence ATGATGGGCAATCAACGGTCGGCGCTGCCGACCCTCGCGATCCTGGTGGGCGCCTCGGTGTGGGGCCTCGTCTGGTACCCGCTGCGGCTGCTGGCGGGACAGGGGCTGACCGGCACCGCGGCCGGCGCGCTGACCTGCCTCTGTTCCTGCCTGTTCGTGGTGGTCTGGCGCCGCCGCTCGCTGCGCACGCTGCGCTGGCACTGGCTGTTGCTCGCGCTCGGCGCGGCTGCCGGCATCACCAACCTCGGCTTCGTCTGGGGCACGATCCACGGCCAGGTGCTGCGCGTGATGCTGCTGTTCTATCTGACCCCGGCCTGGACCGCGATCTACGCGCATTTCCTGCTGCGCGACCGGCTCACCTGGGCCACCGCCGCGCTCGCGGCGCTGTCGATCTCGGGCGCGATGCTGATGCTCTGGTCGCCGGGGCTCGGCGCGCCGCTGCCGTCGAATCCGGCCGAATGGGCGGGGCTTGCCGCCGGTCTCAGTTTCGCGATGGGCAACGTGCTGTCGGTCCGGATCGCGCGCGATCTGCCCGAGCTGCGGCCCGAGATGCGCACCGCCACGCTGTTCGCGGGCGGTGCCGCGTTCAGCTTCGCCGCGATGTTCGTCGAGGGCGTGCCGCCGCTGCCGGCGCCGCATGCGCTCGGTGCGGCGCTCGGCATCGGTGCCGCGATCGGGGTGGTCACCGCGCTCAACAACGTGCTGGTGCAATACGGGCTTGCCCGGGTGCCGGCCAACCGCGCGTCGATCATCATGTTGTTCGAGATCGTCGTGACCGCGCTCTCGGCCTGGCTGTTCGCGGGCGAGCTGCCAGGCGCGCGCGAGTGGGCGGGCGGCGCCTGCATCGTGGCCGCGACCCTGCTGTCGGCCCGCGTCCACAAGGCCCCGGCCGGCGACGCGGACGGCCGGGACGGTGCGCGCGCGATGGTATGA
- the smc gene encoding chromosome segregation protein SMC — protein MRLSSIKLAGFKSFVDPTHFQVPGQLVGVVGPNGCGKSNIIDAVRWVLGESRASELRGESMQDVIFNGSTARKPGSRASVELIFDNSDGRAAGQWGQYGEIAVKRVLTRDGTSSYYINNLPARRRDIQDIFLGTGLGPRAYAIIGQGMIARIIEAKPEELRVFLEEAAGVSKYKERRRETENRLHDTRENLTRVEDIVRELGANLEKLEAQAVVATKYKELLADGEEKQRLLWLLRRNEAQGEQHKQQRGIEQAQIDLEAQTAKLREVEAQLETLRVANYAASDAMQGAQGALYEANAEVSRLEAEIKFIVESRNRVQAQIAALVAQREQWQAQTQKAHDDLEQAEEARAIADEKAALAEDDAAAKHDALPALEARWRDAQAQLNEERSRISQTEQALKLEAAHQRNADQQLMQLQQRHERLKSEAGGLDAPDESQLEELRMQLAEHEEILHDAQARLADAQEALPGLDAERRAAQERVQAESAQIHQLEARLAALRQLQDNVQTEGKVQPWLERHELGALPRLWKKLHVEAGWETALEAVLRERLAALEVSNLDWVKAFASDAPPAKLAFFSPPPAGEPLAAPAGLRPLLSLVRIDDAGLRAVLNDWLGTVFIADDLGQALAARAQLPAGGAYVVKAGHVVTRSGVQLYAADSEQAGMLARQQEIENLGRQVRAQALLADEAKTAAVRAEAAHTQAAAALGELRGAAERATQRVHALQLEVLKLAQAHERYTQRSTQIREELEEIGAQIEEQRALRAESEANFERYDGELAERQAKFEDNQLAFEALDEALTAARQQARDLERAANDARFAARNSATRIDELKRTIQIAHDQTERIAASLEEARAELETINEQTAHTGLQDALEIRAAKEAALGAARLELDDLTAKLRAADEQRLMAERSLQPLRERITELQLKEQAARLSAEQFDEQLAAAGVDEAALLPKLTPDLKPSYLQGEVTRLNNAIAALGPVNMAALDELAAASERKVFLDAQSADLLSAITTLEDAIHKIDQETRTLLQGTFDEVNHHFSDLFPKLFGGGQAKLIMTGDEILDAGVQVMAQPPGKKNATIHLLSGGEKALTATALVFAMFQLNPAPFCLLDEVDAPLDDANTERFANLVRAMSDKTQFLFISHNKIAMEMAQQLIGVTMQEQGVSRIVAVDMETAAGFAQNLN, from the coding sequence GTGCGACTGAGCTCGATCAAACTCGCAGGCTTCAAATCCTTTGTCGATCCCACGCATTTCCAGGTTCCGGGCCAGCTCGTCGGCGTGGTCGGCCCGAACGGTTGCGGCAAGTCCAACATCATCGATGCCGTGCGCTGGGTGCTCGGTGAGTCGCGCGCCTCGGAGCTGCGCGGCGAGTCGATGCAGGACGTGATCTTCAACGGCTCGACGGCGCGCAAGCCCGGCAGCCGCGCCAGCGTCGAACTGATCTTCGACAACTCCGACGGCCGCGCGGCCGGCCAGTGGGGCCAGTACGGCGAGATCGCCGTCAAGCGCGTGCTGACGCGCGACGGCACCTCCAGCTACTACATCAACAACCTGCCGGCGCGGCGCCGCGACATCCAGGACATCTTCCTCGGGACCGGCCTCGGGCCGCGCGCCTACGCGATCATCGGGCAGGGCATGATCGCGCGCATCATCGAGGCCAAGCCCGAGGAACTGCGCGTGTTCCTGGAGGAAGCCGCGGGCGTGTCGAAGTACAAGGAGCGCCGCCGCGAGACCGAGAACCGTCTCCATGACACGCGCGAGAACCTCACGCGCGTGGAGGACATCGTGCGCGAGCTGGGCGCGAACCTCGAAAAGCTCGAAGCGCAGGCCGTGGTGGCCACCAAGTACAAGGAACTGCTCGCCGACGGCGAGGAGAAGCAGCGCCTGCTGTGGCTGCTGCGCAGGAACGAGGCGCAGGGCGAGCAGCACAAGCAGCAGCGCGGCATCGAGCAGGCGCAGATCGATCTCGAGGCGCAGACCGCGAAGCTGCGCGAGGTCGAGGCCCAGCTCGAAACGCTGCGCGTGGCGAACTATGCGGCGAGCGACGCGATGCAGGGCGCGCAGGGCGCGCTCTACGAGGCCAACGCCGAGGTCAGCCGGCTCGAGGCCGAGATCAAGTTCATCGTCGAGTCGCGCAACCGGGTGCAGGCGCAGATCGCCGCGCTCGTGGCGCAGCGCGAGCAGTGGCAGGCCCAGACGCAGAAGGCGCACGACGATCTGGAGCAAGCCGAGGAGGCGCGCGCGATCGCCGACGAGAAGGCCGCGCTGGCCGAAGACGACGCGGCCGCCAAGCACGACGCACTGCCGGCGCTCGAAGCGCGCTGGCGCGACGCGCAGGCGCAGCTCAACGAAGAGCGCAGCCGGATTTCGCAGACCGAGCAGGCGCTGAAGCTGGAGGCCGCGCACCAGCGCAATGCCGACCAGCAGCTGATGCAGCTGCAGCAGCGCCACGAGCGGCTGAAGTCGGAGGCGGGCGGGCTCGACGCGCCCGACGAGTCGCAACTCGAGGAGCTGCGCATGCAGCTCGCCGAGCACGAGGAAATCCTGCACGACGCGCAGGCGCGCCTGGCCGACGCCCAGGAAGCGCTGCCCGGGCTGGACGCCGAACGCCGCGCCGCGCAGGAGCGCGTGCAGGCCGAAAGCGCGCAGATCCATCAGCTCGAAGCGCGTCTTGCCGCGCTGCGGCAGCTGCAGGACAACGTCCAGACGGAAGGCAAGGTCCAGCCCTGGCTCGAGCGGCACGAGCTCGGCGCGCTGCCGCGGCTCTGGAAGAAGCTGCATGTCGAGGCCGGCTGGGAAACCGCGCTCGAGGCGGTGCTGCGCGAGCGGCTCGCCGCGCTCGAAGTGTCGAACCTCGACTGGGTCAAGGCGTTCGCCTCCGACGCGCCGCCCGCCAAGCTCGCGTTCTTCTCGCCGCCGCCGGCGGGCGAGCCGCTCGCCGCGCCGGCCGGCCTGCGGCCGCTGCTCTCGCTGGTGCGGATCGACGACGCCGGCCTGCGCGCCGTGCTCAACGACTGGCTCGGCACGGTGTTCATCGCCGACGATCTCGGCCAGGCGCTGGCCGCGCGCGCGCAGCTGCCGGCGGGCGGGGCCTACGTGGTGAAGGCGGGCCACGTGGTCACGCGCTCGGGCGTGCAGCTCTACGCGGCCGATTCCGAGCAGGCCGGCATGCTGGCGCGCCAGCAGGAGATCGAGAACCTCGGCCGCCAGGTGCGCGCGCAGGCACTGCTGGCCGACGAGGCGAAGACGGCCGCGGTGCGCGCCGAGGCGGCCCATACGCAGGCGGCCGCCGCGCTCGGCGAGCTGCGCGGCGCGGCCGAACGCGCGACGCAGCGCGTCCACGCACTGCAGCTGGAGGTGCTGAAGCTGGCCCAGGCGCACGAGCGCTACACGCAGCGCAGCACGCAGATCCGCGAGGAACTCGAGGAGATCGGCGCGCAGATCGAGGAGCAGCGCGCGCTGCGCGCCGAGTCCGAGGCCAACTTCGAGCGGTACGACGGCGAGCTGGCCGAGCGGCAGGCGAAGTTCGAGGACAACCAGCTCGCGTTCGAGGCACTCGACGAGGCGCTGACCGCCGCGCGCCAGCAGGCGCGCGATCTCGAGCGCGCCGCCAACGACGCGCGCTTCGCGGCCCGCAACTCGGCGACCCGCATCGACGAACTGAAGCGCACCATCCAGATCGCGCACGACCAGACCGAGCGCATCGCCGCCTCGCTCGAGGAGGCGCGCGCCGAGCTCGAGACCATCAACGAGCAGACCGCGCACACCGGCCTGCAGGACGCGCTGGAAATCCGCGCCGCGAAGGAAGCGGCGCTCGGCGCCGCGCGCCTCGAGCTCGACGACCTGACGGCGAAGCTGCGCGCGGCCGACGAGCAGCGTCTGATGGCGGAGCGCTCGCTGCAGCCGCTGCGCGAGCGCATCACCGAGCTGCAGTTGAAGGAGCAGGCCGCGCGCCTGTCGGCCGAGCAGTTCGACGAGCAGCTCGCGGCGGCCGGCGTGGACGAGGCGGCGCTGCTGCCGAAGCTGACGCCGGACCTGAAGCCGTCCTACCTGCAGGGCGAGGTCACGCGCCTGAACAACGCGATCGCGGCGCTCGGCCCGGTCAACATGGCCGCGCTCGACGAGCTGGCGGCCGCCAGCGAGCGCAAGGTGTTCCTCGACGCGCAGTCGGCGGACCTGCTGAGCGCGATCACCACGCTCGAAGACGCGATCCACAAGATCGACCAGGAAACGCGCACCCTGCTGCAAGGCACCTTCGACGAAGTCAACCACCATTTCAGCGACCTGTTCCCGAAGCTGTTCGGCGGCGGCCAGGCCAAGCTGATCATGACCGGCGACGAGATCCTCGATGCCGGCGTGCAGGTGATGGCGCAGCCGCCCGGCAAGAAGAACGCGACGATCCACCTGCTGTCGGGCGGCGAGAAGGCGCTGACTGCCACCGCGCTCGTGTTCGCGATGTTCCAGCTCAATCCGGCGCCGTTCTGCCTGCTCGACGAAGTGGACGCGCCGCTCGACGACGCCAATACCGAGCGCTTCGCGAACCTGGTGCGCGCGATGTCCGACAAGACGCAGTTCCTGTTCATCTCGCACAACAAGATCGCGATGGAGATGGCGCAGCAGTTGATCGGCGTGACGATGCAGGAGCAGGGCGTGTCGCGGATCGTGGCGGTCGACATGGAAACGGCCGCCGGTTTTGCACAGAATTTGAATTGA